One window from the genome of Thalassospira xiamenensis M-5 = DSM 17429 encodes:
- a CDS encoding M20 metallopeptidase family protein, protein MSPRATSEIARKIDAIVDDIKDQLIDIRRDLHRHPELGFQEQRTSAKIQSHLDDLGISYSSGFGKTGVAAIINPAAAGRLIGIRGDIDALPITEESGLPFASENKGVMHACGHDAHTAIALGVATVLARLGDNFKGRAMVLFQPAEEGLGGAQAMLADGVFDKHKPDIMLGYHNWPLLPGGSVGWHPEVSFASSDPFDVTVSGLSGHGAHPHLSVDPIVAAAQFISQVQNIVSREIAPLNAAVVTIGKIEGGTARNQIPDAVTLQGAIRTHSEDVRTASKDAITRIAEGVGTATRTKINVGFLQGVGVVKSDPAILEQVVATARDILGDEQVICLPQGSMGSEDFAEFSSHIPSAHLRIGSKATDRATMLHRSNFDLDETCIATAVRVIANAALRLSSSD, encoded by the coding sequence ATGTCCCCACGCGCCACCAGCGAAATCGCAAGAAAGATCGATGCCATTGTCGATGATATCAAAGATCAGTTGATCGATATCCGTCGGGATTTGCATCGCCATCCGGAACTGGGTTTTCAGGAACAGAGAACTTCTGCAAAAATTCAGAGCCACCTTGACGATCTTGGCATCAGCTATAGCAGCGGCTTTGGAAAAACCGGTGTCGCTGCCATCATCAATCCTGCGGCGGCGGGCCGCCTTATCGGTATTCGCGGCGATATCGACGCGCTCCCCATCACCGAAGAATCCGGGCTTCCCTTTGCCTCGGAAAACAAGGGGGTCATGCACGCTTGCGGACATGATGCCCACACTGCAATCGCCCTTGGTGTTGCAACAGTTCTGGCAAGACTTGGCGACAATTTCAAAGGCCGCGCCATGGTCCTGTTCCAGCCAGCAGAAGAAGGCCTTGGAGGTGCACAGGCGATGCTTGCCGATGGTGTCTTTGACAAACACAAGCCAGATATCATGCTGGGCTATCACAACTGGCCGCTGCTTCCCGGCGGTTCGGTCGGCTGGCACCCCGAAGTCTCCTTTGCGTCCTCCGATCCATTTGATGTAACGGTTTCCGGTCTTTCCGGTCACGGGGCACATCCGCATCTTTCCGTTGACCCTATTGTTGCCGCCGCCCAGTTCATTTCCCAGGTCCAGAATATCGTTTCCCGGGAAATCGCCCCCCTTAACGCGGCGGTGGTCACGATCGGAAAAATCGAAGGCGGCACAGCACGCAACCAGATCCCCGATGCGGTGACCCTTCAGGGCGCGATCCGCACCCATTCCGAAGACGTCCGCACCGCATCCAAGGATGCCATCACACGCATCGCCGAAGGTGTCGGCACCGCCACCCGGACAAAGATCAATGTCGGATTCCTGCAAGGTGTTGGTGTGGTCAAAAGCGATCCGGCGATCCTTGAACAGGTTGTCGCAACCGCACGCGACATCCTTGGCGATGAACAGGTCATCTGCCTGCCGCAGGGCTCTATGGGTAGCGAGGATTTTGCCGAATTTTCATCGCATATTCCAAGCGCACATCTGCGCATCGGCTCCAAAGCAACGGATCGCGCCACCATGCTTCATCGCAGCAATTTCGATCTTGATGAAACCTGCATCGCAACCGCCGTTCGCGTGATCGCCAACGCCGCCCTGCGTCTTTCATCATCGGATTGA
- a CDS encoding TRAP transporter substrate-binding protein, giving the protein MRKTLTTTLFAAGLATLGLGHANAAEEIRYSIWANPGEAQYEGALEFKRVVEEESNGRYNVTIYGGEQLGTPRELFTQLALGITQISASGDPGIKDIEYLAIPFLMKDLKNYNAVLETDFGAEWNKKLIDEREIRLLGFMPRNPRQISANVEINSIDDLKGLKLRAPERDYYVESLSALGANPTPMAFAEVYTGLQAGVVDGQENPIETIYAAKFYEVQKSIAMVDYIKKPAYVMIGNGFWEGLNAEDQALLKRANDASNAVIEKMLPEQTKKMIADMEAAGIVFTHPDVSPFIEATQSVRDELGTKMWGEEVYKKVAEIGQKDLD; this is encoded by the coding sequence ATGCGTAAAACACTCACAACAACGCTGTTTGCAGCAGGTCTGGCAACTCTTGGCCTTGGCCATGCAAATGCGGCCGAAGAAATCCGTTATTCCATCTGGGCCAATCCCGGCGAAGCCCAGTATGAAGGCGCGCTTGAATTCAAACGTGTCGTAGAAGAAGAATCCAACGGTCGCTACAACGTCACGATTTACGGCGGTGAACAACTTGGCACCCCGCGTGAACTTTTCACCCAGCTTGCGCTCGGTATCACCCAGATTTCAGCCAGCGGCGATCCCGGGATCAAGGACATTGAATATCTGGCGATCCCCTTCCTGATGAAGGACCTGAAAAACTACAACGCCGTTCTTGAAACCGACTTCGGCGCGGAATGGAACAAGAAGCTGATCGATGAACGCGAAATCCGCCTTCTTGGTTTCATGCCGCGCAACCCGCGCCAGATTAGCGCGAATGTCGAAATCAATAGCATTGACGACCTCAAAGGTCTGAAACTGCGTGCACCAGAGCGTGATTACTATGTCGAATCCCTAAGCGCACTTGGCGCCAACCCGACCCCGATGGCCTTTGCCGAGGTTTATACCGGCCTGCAGGCTGGCGTTGTCGATGGTCAGGAAAATCCGATCGAAACCATCTATGCCGCGAAATTCTATGAAGTCCAGAAATCCATCGCGATGGTCGATTACATCAAAAAACCGGCTTACGTGATGATCGGAAACGGCTTCTGGGAAGGTCTGAATGCAGAAGATCAGGCACTGCTGAAACGGGCTAATGATGCATCCAATGCCGTCATTGAAAAAATGCTGCCCGAGCAGACTAAAAAAATGATCGCCGATATGGAAGCAGCCGGCATCGTTTTCACCCATCCGGATGTCTCACCTTTCATCGAAGCGACCCAGTCGGTTCGTGACGAACTCGGCACCAAAATGTGGGGCGAGGAAGTCTACAAGAAAGTTGCCGAAATCGGTCAGAAGGACCTCGACTAA
- a CDS encoding creatininase family protein, giving the protein MTAIKAVRKHLLKDMTFIEFRERLSEDPVILISLGSQEEQGPVAPMGDYMLTDVLAGKIAEKSGAIAAPIMPFGYADYFRTVPGGIQLRPETFSAILTDMIENFTDHGINKIVILNGHSGNYPLIDQVIRKIKREKGLLIPCLNMWRLIPAEMWKELHPEMGAKALGHGGDPLTSVYLHLFPELMRMDLLSKEDSKGEMLGLPTAGLAGVRFRDVEIALAVDVTDRCGNGIAGGDPAQSSAGKGEKIVSYLVEYCADFIRHFSDQNPKVSA; this is encoded by the coding sequence ATGACGGCCATTAAAGCTGTGCGCAAGCACTTGCTCAAAGACATGACGTTCATCGAATTTCGCGAACGCCTCAGCGAAGATCCCGTAATTCTGATTTCACTGGGATCCCAGGAAGAACAGGGGCCGGTCGCCCCGATGGGTGACTACATGCTCACCGATGTTCTGGCCGGTAAAATTGCCGAAAAATCAGGTGCGATTGCCGCCCCGATCATGCCGTTTGGCTATGCCGACTATTTCCGTACGGTGCCCGGTGGCATCCAGCTGCGCCCGGAAACCTTCAGCGCCATTCTGACCGACATGATCGAAAACTTCACCGATCACGGCATCAATAAAATCGTGATCCTGAACGGTCACAGCGGCAACTATCCGCTGATCGATCAGGTCATTCGCAAAATTAAACGCGAAAAAGGCCTACTGATCCCCTGCCTCAATATGTGGCGTCTGATCCCGGCCGAAATGTGGAAAGAACTGCATCCGGAAATGGGGGCTAAGGCACTCGGTCATGGTGGTGATCCGCTGACCTCTGTTTATCTGCATCTGTTCCCGGAACTGATGCGCATGGACCTTTTGTCCAAAGAGGACAGCAAGGGCGAAATGCTTGGTTTGCCAACCGCCGGCCTGGCGGGTGTCCGTTTCCGCGATGTTGAAATCGCTCTTGCCGTGGATGTTACCGATCGCTGCGGCAATGGCATTGCCGGGGGCGATCCGGCGCAATCGAGCGCCGGGAAAGGCGAAAAAATCGTCAGTTACCTCGTCGAATATTGCGCGGACTTTATCCGTCACTTCTCCGATCAGAACCCAAAAGTCAGCGCTTAA
- a CDS encoding TRAP transporter large permease — MTIAIILALLVVLLLAGMPLAFAMGVTTTAYLYLTGIDAGMLTQRMTASIDSFLILAIPFFYLAGELMNACRLTDRIINMSRALVGHIHGGLAQVNIFASMIFSGMSGSATADTTALGSVLIPAMKKEGYPAPFSAAVTVASALVGPMIPPSVALVIYGTLANVSIGRLLVAGIIPGVVIILSQMVFTYFIARKRGYPRYERASIREIGNSIVEGGPALLFPVIIVGGILLGMFSPTEAAAVAVLYGLVLGLLYRHMNLRQLGKVLVDVGLGSCRILLIVAASAAFSWVMVRENVPQSIGIGISTISSEPIIVLAIILLVLVLVGLFMVASSAEIVLTPILVPVVMQFGIDPVHFGVLMVFTLIIGGATPPVGILMFIAQDIAKISHAQMVRAMIPFYIPLFFAVILLAAFPQITLFLPNIVFGS; from the coding sequence ATGACAATCGCAATTATTCTCGCCCTTCTCGTTGTTTTGCTGTTGGCCGGTATGCCACTGGCTTTTGCAATGGGCGTCACCACCACTGCCTATCTTTACTTGACCGGCATCGATGCCGGGATGCTGACACAGCGCATGACGGCGTCAATCGACAGCTTCCTTATTCTGGCGATCCCGTTTTTCTATCTTGCGGGCGAGTTGATGAATGCCTGCCGCCTGACCGACAGGATCATCAATATGTCGCGTGCGCTGGTGGGTCACATTCACGGTGGCCTGGCACAGGTCAATATTTTTGCCAGCATGATTTTCTCGGGCATGTCCGGCTCGGCAACCGCTGACACCACCGCCCTTGGTTCGGTTCTTATCCCGGCGATGAAAAAGGAAGGCTATCCCGCACCTTTTTCGGCCGCTGTAACCGTTGCATCGGCGCTTGTCGGCCCAATGATTCCCCCAAGCGTCGCACTGGTGATTTACGGCACCCTTGCAAATGTTTCCATCGGGCGCCTGCTGGTCGCCGGTATCATTCCCGGTGTGGTAATCATCCTTAGCCAGATGGTATTCACCTATTTCATTGCCCGCAAACGCGGCTATCCCCGTTATGAACGCGCCAGCATACGTGAAATTGGAAACTCGATTGTCGAGGGCGGCCCTGCCCTGCTGTTTCCAGTCATTATTGTCGGCGGCATCCTGCTGGGTATGTTCTCTCCGACCGAGGCCGCGGCAGTTGCCGTGCTTTACGGTCTGGTACTTGGCCTTCTGTATCGTCACATGAATTTGCGCCAGCTTGGCAAGGTTCTTGTAGATGTCGGTCTGGGCAGTTGTCGCATCTTGCTGATTGTTGCTGCATCGGCGGCTTTCAGCTGGGTCATGGTACGCGAAAACGTTCCCCAAAGCATCGGCATCGGCATTTCGACCATTTCCAGCGAACCGATCATTGTTCTTGCGATCATTCTGCTGGTTCTGGTGCTTGTCGGGCTGTTCATGGTGGCCTCTTCGGCCGAAATCGTGCTGACCCCGATCCTTGTTCCCGTTGTCATGCAATTTGGAATCGATCCGGTTCATTTCGGTGTTCTGATGGTCTTCACCCTCATCATCGGGGGGGCCACGCCACCGGTTGGCATCCTGATGTTCATCGCTCAGGACATTGCCAAAATCTCGCATGCGCAAATGGTGCGCGCGATGATCCCGTTTTACATCCCTCTCTTTTTCGCGGTGATTTTGCTTGCGGCATTCCCGCAGATCACCCTGTTCCTGCCGAACATCGTGTTCGGTTCCTGA
- a CDS encoding TRAP transporter small permease → MQSTEPALPKRRLDLALPLKILTGATLAIIVTLTLAQVVFRYFFDSPLLWSDELSRLLVVWMTFIGAAVVCWQGRHLSVDVFVNLMPEKVRKIIRISNQILALAFLGVMTWKSFRIVKLENFQEMSILPLPAGTVRLAATVGGILMLVVILARLFLSDRLRNVRTENDENSML, encoded by the coding sequence ATGCAATCAACTGAACCGGCATTGCCGAAGCGAAGGCTCGACCTTGCGCTTCCGCTAAAAATCCTGACCGGCGCCACGCTGGCAATCATTGTGACACTGACCCTTGCACAGGTTGTCTTTCGATACTTTTTTGACAGTCCGCTTTTATGGAGCGACGAACTCAGCCGATTACTCGTGGTTTGGATGACATTTATCGGTGCTGCCGTTGTGTGCTGGCAGGGACGTCATCTTTCCGTCGATGTTTTCGTAAATCTGATGCCGGAAAAAGTCAGAAAGATAATCCGCATTTCCAATCAGATTCTGGCACTGGCCTTCCTTGGCGTGATGACCTGGAAAAGCTTTCGTATTGTAAAACTCGAAAACTTTCAGGAAATGAGCATCCTTCCCTTGCCTGCCGGTACGGTGCGCCTTGCCGCGACCGTTGGCGGAATACTGATGCTTGTTGTCATCCTTGCCCGTCTTTTCCTGTCAGATCGGCTTCGCAATGTGCGAACCGAAAATGACGAAAACTCGATGCTGTAA
- a CDS encoding LysR family transcriptional regulator has translation MSINNRVELRHLRYFICVADEMHFGRAAERLGIAQAPLSQQIKQLEERVGGQLFDRTTRSVRLTPAGEVFREKALLALSSVEEGVEAARFVMGQANRKLTIGCVSPAIFTCLPEILRMFHAKCPDTRIDIKILTTNELLDAMIEGQVDVAFIRPPRAKANLNIMNLFSEAFVGLVPVDHVLSGNKTLSLSDFTGLPYIAYAPILGVSYQNVVIQHARDVGVSLDIVEEVGHTLGIVALVAAGMGVGVAPSWVTHTPHVGVAYIPMPELPADAVNLALAWPEDTMSRVIDEFVQCARAFVRDLNGL, from the coding sequence ATGAGTATCAATAATCGCGTTGAATTACGCCATCTGCGTTATTTTATTTGTGTGGCTGACGAAATGCATTTCGGGCGGGCCGCCGAGCGTCTTGGCATCGCGCAGGCCCCGCTTAGCCAGCAAATCAAGCAGCTTGAAGAACGGGTTGGCGGGCAACTTTTTGACCGCACGACCCGAAGTGTTCGCCTGACGCCAGCGGGAGAAGTTTTCCGTGAAAAGGCGTTGCTGGCGTTATCAAGTGTCGAGGAGGGAGTCGAGGCCGCCCGTTTCGTGATGGGGCAGGCAAATCGCAAGCTGACGATTGGTTGTGTTTCACCGGCGATTTTTACATGTCTGCCGGAAATCCTGCGGATGTTTCATGCCAAATGCCCGGATACGCGGATTGATATCAAAATACTGACGACCAACGAGCTGCTTGATGCGATGATAGAGGGGCAGGTGGATGTTGCCTTTATTCGCCCGCCAAGGGCCAAGGCCAACCTCAATATCATGAATTTGTTCAGCGAGGCCTTTGTTGGGCTTGTTCCGGTGGATCATGTGCTTTCCGGAAATAAAACGCTGTCGCTAAGCGATTTTACGGGGCTGCCATACATTGCCTATGCGCCGATTTTGGGGGTCAGTTACCAGAACGTGGTCATCCAGCATGCACGTGATGTCGGGGTATCTTTGGACATCGTTGAAGAAGTTGGTCACACATTGGGAATCGTGGCACTTGTTGCCGCGGGAATGGGGGTTGGCGTGGCCCCCAGCTGGGTTACCCATACACCCCATGTCGGCGTTGCCTATATTCCAATGCCGGAATTACCAGCCGATGCGGTCAATCTTGCATTGGCATGGCCCGAAGACACAATGTCGCGGGTCATTGATGAATTTGTGCAATGCGCACGTGCCTTTGTTCGCGATCTGAACGGCTTGTAA
- the ald gene encoding alanine dehydrogenase, with the protein MLIGIPKEIKNHEYRVGLTPSSVREATAHGHDVIIETNAGAGIGCSNDDYVAAGAKIVDTAAEIFAKSEMIVKVKEPQKVEYEQLREGQLLFTYLHLAPDPEQTEGLIKSGVTAIAYETVTDKNGGLPLLAPMSEVAGRMAPQVGAAALQKANGGRGMLLGGVPGVAPAKVVVIGGGVVGTNAARIAAGMGADVIILDKNVKRLTYIDDVFGPRIKTQYATIDDTEALVYDADMVVGAVLIPGAAAPKLIHKNQLSTMKPGSVIVDVAIDQGGCFETSKATTHADPTYIVDDVVHYCVANMPGAVARTSTFALNNATLPFTLALADKGWKKACQEDPHLAAGLNVHEGRITYEAVARDLGYDYIPLQKVLT; encoded by the coding sequence ATGCTGATTGGCATTCCGAAAGAAATCAAAAACCATGAATATCGCGTCGGCCTGACCCCGAGTTCCGTGCGTGAAGCCACGGCCCACGGGCATGACGTCATCATCGAAACCAATGCTGGTGCCGGTATCGGTTGCAGCAACGATGATTACGTCGCCGCCGGCGCAAAAATCGTCGATACCGCGGCCGAAATCTTTGCCAAATCCGAAATGATCGTAAAGGTCAAGGAACCGCAGAAAGTCGAATACGAGCAGCTCCGCGAAGGGCAGCTTCTGTTTACCTACCTTCATCTGGCGCCCGATCCGGAACAGACCGAGGGTCTGATCAAATCCGGGGTGACGGCGATTGCCTATGAAACCGTTACCGATAAAAATGGTGGCCTGCCATTACTGGCCCCGATGTCCGAAGTTGCCGGGCGCATGGCACCGCAGGTCGGTGCAGCGGCCCTGCAAAAGGCCAATGGCGGGCGTGGCATGTTGCTAGGCGGTGTGCCCGGTGTTGCCCCCGCCAAGGTCGTTGTGATCGGCGGCGGCGTTGTCGGCACCAATGCCGCCCGCATTGCCGCGGGCATGGGCGCGGATGTCATCATTCTCGACAAGAATGTCAAACGCCTGACCTATATTGACGATGTGTTTGGCCCGCGCATCAAAACGCAATATGCCACCATCGATGATACCGAGGCACTGGTCTATGATGCCGACATGGTTGTCGGTGCCGTCCTGATCCCCGGTGCCGCGGCACCGAAACTGATCCATAAGAACCAGCTTTCAACAATGAAGCCGGGTTCGGTGATTGTCGATGTCGCGATTGATCAGGGCGGCTGCTTTGAAACATCCAAAGCCACCACCCATGCCGATCCGACCTATATCGTCGATGACGTGGTGCATTACTGTGTTGCCAACATGCCCGGTGCGGTCGCCCGCACATCGACCTTTGCGCTCAACAACGCAACCCTGCCCTTCACCCTTGCCCTTGCCGACAAGGGCTGGAAAAAAGCCTGCCAGGAAGATCCCCATCTGGCCGCAGGACTAAACGTTCACGAAGGTCGCATCACCTATGAGGCCGTCGCACGTGATCTTGGGTACGATTACATTCCGCTGCAAAAAGTCCTCACCTGA
- a CDS encoding Lrp/AsnC family transcriptional regulator, with protein MQMDERDRMILRLLQRDGRISNAELAEKVNLSASACLRRVRLLEEAGLIDRYTMLLNPARIGKPGNAFVNISIARQTREALETFEKEIQSVPEVVECYLLAGQSDYLVHVVYSNTADYERIHSEVLTQLPGVERVQTIITLREVKRTTELPV; from the coding sequence ATGCAGATGGACGAACGTGACCGGATGATCCTGCGGCTGCTTCAGCGCGACGGTCGTATCAGCAACGCCGAACTGGCCGAAAAGGTCAATTTATCGGCGTCGGCCTGCTTGCGCCGTGTCAGGCTTCTGGAAGAAGCCGGTCTGATTGACCGTTACACGATGCTGCTTAATCCGGCCCGCATCGGCAAACCGGGCAATGCATTCGTCAATATCTCGATCGCGCGCCAGACCCGCGAGGCGCTTGAAACCTTTGAAAAGGAAATCCAGTCGGTCCCGGAAGTCGTGGAATGTTACCTTCTTGCGGGGCAGAGCGACTATCTGGTGCATGTGGTTTACAGCAATACTGCCGACTATGAACGCATCCACAGCGAAGTCCTGACCCAGCTTCCGGGGGTGGAGCGGGTCCAGACCATCATCACCCTGCGCGAAGTCAAACGCACGACCGAATTGCCGGTCTGA
- a CDS encoding M48 family metallopeptidase: MNSLPNARLFDGKTSLATNVTVGISDRYITLYLPDGGEQVLSKDSVYLCEKIEKGKPLRLRKRKDDGFRLIFDDPHSKAFILETLPGLAVDEGATRAKVRLASGIIGFSAAIALLIWQGMPLMIDLVIAVYPRSMETDMGRNAREQIVAIMGEDRDGTSACAINDPAQKVITTILGRFEQTGALTYDYQTTVLRSDIENALALPGGQIIVFSELIKKAENPEALAGVLAHEIGHTEMQHGLKKLFSGIALGQLVRLMTGGADLPVGFVMEQSYSRDMETDADHFALELMGDASIETQSTAKLFRTISTESRYAEIASFLPEILSSHPEMTGRIDLFEQSDITGTLDINPQDWKALQTVCD; encoded by the coding sequence ATGAACAGCTTGCCCAATGCCCGTCTTTTTGACGGTAAAACATCGTTGGCAACGAATGTAACGGTCGGCATATCCGACCGTTACATTACCCTGTATCTGCCAGACGGCGGGGAACAGGTGCTGTCAAAAGACAGTGTTTATCTGTGTGAAAAGATCGAAAAGGGAAAACCGCTTCGTTTGCGAAAGCGCAAGGATGATGGATTTCGCCTGATTTTTGACGATCCGCACTCCAAGGCCTTCATTCTTGAAACCCTGCCCGGACTTGCCGTGGACGAAGGGGCCACAAGGGCAAAAGTCCGGCTTGCGTCTGGTATCATCGGTTTCTCCGCGGCAATTGCCCTGCTGATCTGGCAGGGCATGCCATTGATGATCGATCTGGTCATCGCGGTGTATCCACGTTCTATGGAAACGGATATGGGACGCAACGCGCGCGAACAGATCGTGGCGATCATGGGCGAAGACCGCGACGGGACAAGTGCGTGTGCGATCAACGATCCCGCACAAAAGGTCATCACCACCATTCTGGGCCGCTTTGAACAAACCGGCGCACTGACATATGACTACCAAACCACCGTACTGCGCAGCGATATCGAAAACGCCCTTGCCCTGCCCGGCGGACAGATCATTGTATTTTCCGAACTGATAAAAAAGGCGGAAAATCCCGAAGCTCTGGCTGGCGTTCTGGCTCATGAAATCGGCCATACCGAAATGCAGCACGGCCTTAAAAAGCTGTTTTCAGGTATCGCGCTTGGCCAGCTTGTCCGATTGATGACCGGCGGGGCCGACCTTCCGGTCGGCTTTGTCATGGAACAAAGCTATTCCCGGGACATGGAAACCGATGCCGATCACTTTGCCCTTGAACTGATGGGTGACGCCAGCATCGAAACCCAAAGCACGGCAAAGCTGTTTCGCACAATCTCCACCGAAAGCAGATATGCCGAAATTGCCAGTTTCCTGCCGGAAATCCTAAGCTCGCACCCGGAAATGACCGGTCGGATCGACCTGTTTGAACAAAGCGACATCACAGGTACGCTTGATATCAATCCGCAGGACTGGAAAGCCTTGCAAACGGTCTGCGACTAA
- a CDS encoding YjgN family protein has product MSTHDENELPEANNGSQAAADIAENSENAEYHNGQIQYYGRWQDVLKLCCWNTLWTILTLGIFRFWAKTRMRRYIWSNIVIDGDALEYTGRGLELFLGFLIVSVIFIPASLLLGFISAQLPPAMQGLQIIVMYAVILFLIFVAIYRATRYRMSRTFWRGIRGKLGGSSFKYALIGFGSFLAAILSLGILMPLSFITLTRYETNNTWIGDHQARFTGTFGPAFKKWILTWLLCLVAIAISGGIIAAAVNLTHSPFYIVPLAFIPYLVIVFGMAWYHVWCFRYQSENTTLAGLQFGSTLATGQYIKLLLRFLLLMVLAGIVFVALLSVTGGFAAFSILANNAASYMPPEQVLAILAPFFILMLLATPVFGILTFVGLTHPMLALHVSSLVYDGDIAELHQNTDAQNVPRTGEGLAEAFDLGGI; this is encoded by the coding sequence ATGAGCACACACGACGAAAATGAACTTCCTGAAGCCAATAATGGCTCTCAAGCGGCGGCAGATATTGCTGAAAACAGCGAAAATGCCGAATACCATAACGGCCAGATTCAATATTACGGTCGCTGGCAGGACGTTCTGAAACTTTGCTGCTGGAACACGCTTTGGACCATCCTGACATTGGGCATATTCCGTTTCTGGGCCAAAACCCGGATGCGCCGCTATATCTGGAGCAACATCGTCATTGATGGTGATGCGTTGGAATATACCGGCCGCGGATTGGAACTTTTCCTTGGCTTCCTGATTGTCTCGGTCATCTTTATCCCCGCGTCCCTGCTGCTGGGCTTTATCTCGGCCCAACTGCCCCCGGCCATGCAGGGATTGCAGATTATCGTTATGTATGCCGTCATTCTGTTTCTGATTTTTGTCGCGATCTATCGCGCCACGCGCTATCGCATGAGCCGCACCTTCTGGCGCGGCATTCGCGGAAAACTGGGCGGTTCGTCCTTCAAATATGCCCTGATCGGCTTTGGCAGTTTTTTGGCAGCCATCCTGTCGCTGGGCATTCTGATGCCGCTCAGCTTTATCACGCTGACCCGCTATGAAACCAACAACACCTGGATCGGCGACCATCAGGCACGCTTTACCGGTACATTCGGCCCTGCCTTCAAAAAGTGGATCCTGACTTGGCTCCTGTGTCTGGTCGCGATTGCCATATCGGGCGGCATTATTGCGGCGGCGGTTAACCTTACGCACTCCCCGTTTTATATCGTGCCGCTGGCCTTTATTCCGTATCTCGTGATCGTCTTCGGGATGGCCTGGTACCATGTATGGTGCTTCCGGTATCAAAGCGAAAACACCACCCTTGCAGGCCTGCAATTTGGCAGCACGCTCGCGACCGGGCAATATATCAAACTGTTGCTACGCTTCCTGCTGTTGATGGTTTTGGCGGGGATTGTCTTTGTTGCCCTGCTGTCGGTCACCGGTGGTTTTGCCGCATTCTCGATCCTTGCAAATAACGCGGCATCCTATATGCCACCGGAACAGGTTCTGGCGATCCTGGCACCGTTCTTTATCCTGATGCTGCTTGCAACACCTGTCTTCGGCATCCTGACATTTGTCGGGCTGACCCATCCGATGCTGGCACTGCATGTTTCATCGCTGGTATATGACGGTGACATCGCAGAACTGCATCAGAACACGGATGCACAGAACGTCCCGCGCACCGGCGAAGGTCTTGCAGAAGCCTTTGATCTGGGCGGGATTTAA
- a CDS encoding TetR family transcriptional regulator, which translates to MENECLVRARSHEQKLKRRNDILVAAEALYLEGDGQLPSAAEVAKKASLAKGTLYLYFSSKEALFLEVLRGFLKGWFENNLEVIEQEALRRPEERDSARVAQQFVQYLVKRKQFLHLASLSQGVLEQGTDDEAVLSHRRFISSMVKRTADALSELYAITPENANKLMRTSYALVIGMWQMSQIPERVAELMRQNALDNLIIDFSVATEEAVVSYWRVLAPGMKCREFLRQMEEQNRA; encoded by the coding sequence ATGGAAAACGAATGTCTTGTTCGTGCGCGTAGCCACGAGCAAAAACTGAAACGTAGAAACGATATACTTGTCGCAGCCGAGGCGCTTTATCTTGAGGGGGACGGACAACTGCCATCGGCAGCCGAAGTCGCCAAAAAGGCCAGTCTCGCCAAAGGCACGCTGTATCTTTATTTTTCAAGCAAGGAAGCCCTTTTTCTGGAAGTCCTGCGCGGGTTCCTGAAGGGGTGGTTTGAAAACAACCTTGAAGTGATTGAACAGGAAGCGTTGCGCCGTCCCGAAGAACGGGATTCAGCACGCGTTGCACAACAATTCGTGCAGTATCTTGTCAAACGGAAGCAATTCCTGCATCTGGCGTCCCTGTCACAGGGGGTTCTTGAGCAGGGGACGGACGATGAAGCGGTTCTAAGCCATCGAAGATTTATTTCTTCCATGGTGAAGCGGACGGCAGATGCCCTGTCCGAGCTGTATGCCATCACGCCAGAGAATGCCAACAAGCTGATGCGGACATCCTATGCATTGGTGATTGGCATGTGGCAGATGTCACAGATTCCGGAACGTGTTGCCGAACTGATGCGCCAGAACGCGCTTGATAATCTGATTATCGATTTCAGTGTGGCAACCGAAGAAGCGGTGGTGTCGTACTGGCGTGTTCTTGCGCCGGGTATGAAATGTCGTGAATTCCTGCGTCAGATGGAAGAACAGAACCGGGCCTGA